One genomic region from Prunus persica cultivar Lovell chromosome G3, Prunus_persica_NCBIv2, whole genome shotgun sequence encodes:
- the LOC18781583 gene encoding mitogen-activated protein kinase kinase 5 — translation MNRIQPPLGANPPPARRGDNPRRRRHDLTLPLPQRDASLAVPLPLPPPGPSSAQSSSAHSAAQQLINFNELERSNRIGSGTGGTVYKVIHRPTGRLYALKVIYGNHEEAVRRQICREIEILRGVDNPNVVKCHDMFDHNGEIEVLLELMDGGSLEGQLIQNEKTLSDLAKQILSGLAYLHRRKIVHRDIKPSNLLINARNQVKIADFGVSRILEQTMDPCNSSVGTIAYMSPERINTDLNHGQYDGYAGDIWSLGVSILEFYMGRFPFSVGRSGDWASLMWAICMSQPPEAPPTASREFRHFISCCLQRDPSRRLSAVQLLQHPFISGNGGGQAQQAHQNLHHLLPPPRPLPS, via the coding sequence ATGAATCGGATTCAACCACCGCTGGGAGCGAACCCGCCGCCCGCCAGGCGTGGGGACAACCCGAGACGACGTCGTCACGACCTAACCCTACCTCTCCCGCAGCGGGACGCGTCCCTCGCCGTGCCCTTGCCCCTTCCTCCGCCCGGACCCAGCTCGGCCCAATCGTCCTCGGCCCACAGCGCCGCCCAGCAGCTCATCAACTTCAACGAGCTCGAGCGCTCGAACCGCATCGGGAGCGGAACCGGAGGCACCGTCTACAAGGTCATCCACCGCCCGACGGGTCGTCTGTACGCGCTGAAAGTCATATACGGCAACCACGAGGAAGCCGTCCGCCGCCAGATCTGCCGCGAGATCGAAATCCTCCGCGGCGTCGACAACCCCAACGTTGTCAAGTGCCACGACATGTTCGACCACAACGGCGAGATCGAGGTGCTGCTCGAGTTAATGGACGGCGGGTCGCTGGAGGGCCAGCTCATCCAGAACGAGAAGACCCTCTCCGATTTGGCCAAGCAAATCTTGAGCGGCCTCGCCTACCTCCATAGACGTAAGATCGTGCATCGCGATATCAAGCCCTCGAATCTCTTGATCAACGCCAGGAACCAGGTCAAGATCGCCGATTTTGGGGTCAGTCGGATTTTGGAACAGACCATGGACCCTTGCAATTCTTCTGTGGGCACCATAGCTTATATGAGCCCTGAGAGGATCAATACTGATCTCAATCATGGCCAGTATGATGGGTATGCCGGTGATATATGGAGCCTTGGGGTCAGCATATTGGAATTCTACATGGGTCGGTTTCCGTTCTCTGTGGGAAGGTCAGGGGATTGGGCTAGCTTAATGTGGGCTATCTGTATGTCTCAGCCTCCTGAAGCTCCGCCCACTGCTTCGAGAGAGTTCAGGCATTTTATCTCTTGCTGTTTGCAGAGAGATCCTTCGAGGAGATTGTCGGCGGTGCAGTTGTTGCAGCATCCTTTTATCTCCGGCAATGGCGGCGGTCAGGCCCAGCAAGCACATCAGAATCTTCACCATCTTCTGCCACCACCCAGGCCTCTTCCTTCTTAA